The Brassica napus cultivar Da-Ae chromosome C7, Da-Ae, whole genome shotgun sequence genome has a segment encoding these proteins:
- the LOC106363906 gene encoding late embryogenesis abundant protein 1, with protein MSNLQQSYNAGQTRGQANEKAEQWTESAKETAHNACDKTANAAQSTKESAQHGQQQASGFIQQTGESVKNMAQGAVDGVKNTLGMNEKKK; from the exons ATGTCGAACTTGCAACAATCGTACAATGCTGGGCAGACCAGGGGCCAAGCTAAC GAGAAGGCCGAGCAATGGACTGAATCAGCCAAGGAAACTGCACACAACGCTTGCGACAAGACTGCTAACGCAGCTCAGTCCACCAAAGAATCTGCCCAGCACGGGCAACAACAAGCCTCTGGTTTCATCCAACAA ACCGGAGAGTCGGTGAAGAATATGGCTCAGGGTGCGGTTGATGGTGTCAAGAACACTCTTGGAAtgaatgagaagaagaaatga